The sequence below is a genomic window from Myxococcus xanthus.
GCGCGCCAGGAGCCACACGGTGCCCATGGGCGACTGCCGAGACACCCGCGCGATTTCTGGCGCGCGGCGTGTCACCACGCGGACACACGCACTGAAGAGGCCGCCGTCCCACGCCCACGGCGCTTCCTCCAGCAGCCGGTTGTGCACCAGGCTGCCCTCTTCTCCGCCGAGCCAGCGCTCCGCCTGCACGTTGGCGGAGACACACTCGAAGTCGACGATGCCGCCGACCGCGGAGCGCACGCTCCGCAAGACGACCACCGCCTCGGAAAGAGGTTCGTCCCCTTCGGTGCCCTGGCACCTGTTGATTCCACGGCCAGATGACATGTCGGCGTGGCCCCCGATGCTGCCGTTGTGAGCCACCCTAACCCCGCAGCAGGGGGTGGGGCCAACCGGTCCCCGGGGTGGCTTAACAGTGCCCGAGCTAACCAGAGCTTCCGATTTCTCCTGTTTCGCTCGACAGCCGAAGTGCTCCGTCGTTGACCTGACAGGGTGAGACTTCTAATTACCCTGGGGCCCTCAGGGTCCACTCATGGACACTCCCTTCATACAGACGCAGGACGGCGGCGCGGCGGGCGACCCCTTCGCCCAGGTGGTTGACGAACTTCGGGCGGGGCAGCGCGTCCGGACGCAAGGGCTCAAGGGGGCGGCGCGCGGACATGTGCTCGCCCGCCTGCATGGCGCGCTGAGAGCGCCGCTGGTCTGCGTGGCGGTGGACGAGGAGGCCGCCGACGCGCTCGCCGCCGACCTGTCCTTCTTCCTGGGCGGCCAGGGCAGCCTGCTGGCGCCGCGCGTGCTGCGGCTGCCCGCGGACGAGGTGCTGCCCTACGACGAGGTGTCTCCCGACGCGGCGGCCGTCACGGAGCGGCTGGGCGCCCTCTTCCATCTGGGGCAGGGCACGCGCTTCCCCGCGCTGGTGCTGTCGGTGCGCGCGCTGCACCGCAAGGTGCTGCCGCTGGCGGTGATGCGCGCGCTGGCCGCGCGGGTGGCCGTGGGGCAGGACTTCGACCGGGACTCGCTGGCGCGCCGGCTGGTGCGCATGGGCTACCAGAACAGCCCCTTGGTGGAGGACGTGGGCACGTTCAGCGTGCGCGGTGACCTGCTGGACGTCTTCAGCCCCCTCTACGACAAGCCCGTCCGCCTGGAGTTCTTCGGCGACACCATCGAGTCCATCCGCGCCTTCGACCCGCAGTCCCAGCGCACGGTGGACGCGCTGAAGGAAGTGGACCTGGTCCCCGCGCGCGAGGTGCTGCTCACCGACGAGACGCGCCCGCGCGCCGAGTCCGCCGCCCGCGCGGTGGCCGACCGCATCAACCTGCCCACCATCAAGCTGCGCGAGCAGTTGGACGCCCTGCGCGAAGGCCTGCCCGGCTTCGGGATGGAGGGCCTGCTGCCCGGCTTCTTCGAGGACGGGCTGTCCACGGTGTTCGACTTCCTGCGCGACTGGAGCCCCGAGGCGCCCGTCATCTACCTGGACGACCCGCTGGGCCAGGACCGCGCGGCGGACACGCTGTGGGAGGAGTTGGAGCGCTCACACGGCGCGGCCGAGGCCCGGCAGGAGCTCATCTGTCCGCCGCTGGAGCACTTCCTCTCCCGTGAGGACGTGAACCAGCGGATGCAGTCCTTCCGCGTGCTGGAGGGCGGTGGTCTGTCGCTGGCGCAGACGGAGCGCCCGCCGGTGCACTTCAGCTTCGGCGGCACCCAGGACCTGCGCGAGGCCATCCTGGCGCACCACGGTGAAGAAGGCGCGCTGTCCCCGTTGGTGGAGCGGCTGGAGCGCTGGCGCGAGCTGCGCGTGGCCTGCGTGGTGGCGTGCGGCACGCTGAGCCAGGCGGACCGGCTGAAGCGGCTGCTAATGGACCGCAACGTGATGGTGAAGGTCCACACGGAGCCGCTGGAAGACGCTGTGGCGCTGTACGAGCCGTCCATCCGCGCGCACCTCTTCACGGGCGAGGTGAGCCACGGCTTCGTGGATGGTCCTGGCGGGCTCGCGGTCCTGGCGGACGAGGAGATTTTCGGCGCGCGCGCGCGCCGGCGTCCCAAGCGCAGCAAGAAGCTGGACGCGTTCGGCTCCGGCTTCGGGGACCTGAAGGAAGGCGACCTCATCGTCCATACCGACTTCGGTATCGGCCGTTATGCGGGCCTGACGAAGATGGAGGTCAACGGCGTGCCCGGGGACTTCCTCGTCCTGGAGTACGCGGGCCGGGACAAAATCTACCTGCCGGTGGGCCGCATGCGGCTCATCCAGAAGTTCTCCGGCGGCGACCCCACGCAGGTGCAGCTGGACAAGCTGGGCACCACGAGCTGGGAGAAGACGAAGAAGCGCGTCAAGGAGCAGCTGCTCAAGATGGCGGCGGAGCTCCTCCAGATTGCCGCCGCGCGCAAGGCGCACCCCGGCCATGCCTTCAGCGCGCCGGACCGGTACTTCGCCCAGTTCGAAGCGGACTTCGAGTTCGAGGAGACTCCGGACCAGGCCAAGGCGATTGAAGACGTGCTGGCGGACATGCAGAAGCCAGAGCCCATGGACCGGCTCGTCTGCGGCGACGTCGGCTACGGCAAGACGGAGGTGGCCATGCGGGCCGCCTTCAAGGCCGCGCTGGACCGCAAGCAGGTGGCGGTGCTGGTGCCCACCACGGTGCTGGCGCAGCAGCACTTCCTTTCCTTCAAGAAGCGCTTCGCGGACTACCCCGTCACGGTGGAGGTCATCTCCGGGCTGAAGAAGGCGCCGGAGGTGCGGGAAATCCTCAAGCGCGCCAAGGAGGGCAAGGTCGACATCCTCATCGGCACGCACAAGCTGCTGGGCGGCGAGGTGGCCTTCAAGGAACTGGGCCTGATGATTGTCGACGAGGAGCAGCGCTTCGGCGTGAAGCAGAAGGAGTCGCTGAAGAAGTGGCGCTCCCAGATTGACGTGCTCACGCTGACGGCCACGCCCATTCCCCGCACGCTGCACATGAGCATGTCGGGCGTGCGCGACATGAGCATCATCGCCACGCCGCCGCAGGACCGCCGGGCCATCCGCACCTTCGTGATGAAGTACGAGGACACGGTGGTGAAGGAGGCGATTGAGCGCGAGGTGGCGCGCGGCGGACAGGTGTTCTTCGTCCACAACCGCGTGGAGTCGCTGCCCTCCATCGAGACGCAGCTGCGCGCGCTGGTTCCCCAGGTCAGCATCGGCGTGGCGCACGGGCAGATGGGCGAAGGGCAGCTGGAGAAGGTGATGCTCGCCTTCACGGAGAAGAAGTACCAGGTGCTGCTGTGCACCAGCATCATCGAGAGCGGCATCGACATCTCCAGCGCCAACACGATGATTGTGAACCGGGCGGACCAGTTCGGCCTGGCGCAGCTCTACCAGCTCCGTGGCCGAGTGGGCCGGTCCAAGGAGCGCGCGTATGCGTACCTGCTGGTGCCGTCACGGCGCGCGGTAACGAAGGACGCGCAGCGGCGCCTGGAGGTGCTCCAGAACTTCACCGAGCTGGGCGCGGGCTTCTCCATCGCCAGCCATGACCTGGAGATTCGCGGCGCGGGCAACCTGCTGGGCGACAAGCAGTCGGGCGCCATCGCAGAGATTGGCTTCGACATGTACGCGCAGCTCCTGGAGGAAGCCGTCGCGGAGATGCAGGGCCAGCCGCCCAAGGTGCAAATCGAACCCGACGTCACGCTGCCCATGCCGGCGCTCATCCCGGACGACTACGTCAGCGACGTCCACCAGCGGCTCGTCTTCTACAAGCGCTTCAGCCAGGCCAGCCACCCGGACGAAGTCACGGACCTGCGCGCCGAGCTGGTGGACCGGTACGGCGAAGCCCCGGACGAGGTGGACCACCTGTCCGAGCTGACGCTGCTGAAAATCGACATGCGCGACCTGCGCCTACGCGGGCTGGAGGTGGGCACCACCCGGCTGGTGGTCACGCTGGGCGCGGACGCGCTGCTGGATGGCCCCAAGGTGGCGGGGCTGGTGCAGCGCTCCAAGGGCGTCTACCGCCTCACCCCGGACATGAAGCTCATCGCCCGCGCGCCACAGGGCGCCAGTGGCCAGGACCTCATCTCCGAGGCCAAGAAGGTGCTGAGGGATTTGAGCCACTGCGCACTGCCGCAGGCGTAGACGCGGACCTCGGCGGCCGTTCCGCCGCCGAGGCCGTGCGCTTCCGCCCAAGCGCAGTCACTCAGGCTCAGCGCCCGCCGCAGAAGTGGGCCACGGCGCGAGCCAGGACGGCCTCGCAGCGCACCAGGTCTTCCACGGGCACGTATTCGCCCGTCTGGTGCGCCACGCGGATGTCGCCGGGGCCGAACACCACCGCCTCCGCGCCCAGCTCCGTCATCTGCGGCGCCTCCGTCCCGAAGGACACCGTCTCCGGCGCGTTGCCACTGGCCTCCGCAAGGAAGCGCACCACCTCCGCGTCCGCCCGGGTATTCACACCCCGGTCCGTGCGCACCACGCGAATCTGCGCCTCGAAGGCGGGCTCGTCACGCACCAGCTCCTGGCGGATGGTCTCCAGCAACTGAGACACGCGCTCCGGCGGCTGCCCGGGAATGGGCCGCCACTCCACGACGAAGCGGCAGGCGCCGGGGATGACGTTCTTCGCCTTGCCGCCCTGGATGACGCCCACGTTCACGGTGGTGAAGGGCGGCTGGAAGCCCTCGTCGAGGTCCTCGCGCAGCACCGTCAGCGCCAGGTGCTCCAGGCGCTGGAGGAAGCGGCCCGCGCGGAAGATGGCCGACGCGCCCGAGTCCGGGTACGCGCTGTGCCCTTCCTTCCCCCGCACCTCCACCTCCGCCAGGCAGTAGCCCTTGTTGGCGCGCACCGGAATGAGGCGCGTGGGCTCGCCGACAATCGCGTGCCGCGCGCGGCCCAGTCCCGCCTCCACCAGCTTCTTCGCGCCCGTCAGGCCGACTTCCTCGTCCGCGGTGAGGACCACCATCAGCGGGGCCTTCAACTGCTCGGCGTTCAACGCCGCGTGCAGCGCGCAGGCGATGAAGCCCTTCGTGTCACACGCGCCGCGCGCGTAGAGCCGCCCGTCCTTCTCCGTCAGCCGCAGCGCGTCCGTCCAGGCCGCGTCGTACGGCACGCAGTCGGAGTGCCCCACCAGGGCCAGCGCGGCGCGGCCGGAGCCGGAACCGCCCTTCACCGCGACGAGGTTCACCTTCTCCACGCCCGCGTCGTCCAGGAACTTCTGGCGCTCCGCGCTGAAGCCCGCGGCCTCCAGGCGCGCCTGCGCGTAGTCGATGAGCGGAACGTTGGGGCGGAAGGACGTGGTGTCCATCGCCACCAACTCCGTCAGGGTGGCCCGCAGCGCGGGCAGCGTGTCACTCATGGGTAAGACCTCCAGGGACGGGTCATGCCACGGCACGCCAGCCCCCGGAAGGCCCTTCCCTCCCCCATGTCTACTCAGCGAACGGACGCCACCTGGGGCGCGGCCTCCTCCAACGGAGACAGCGAGTTATCCCCCGCCCCAGGCCGTCCCAGGCCCTTGTGCACCGCGGGCGCCGCCGCGTTCACCGCCCCCACGTAGAAGACACCGTGGTAGCCGTCATCGTTCGTTCCGCCCCACGTGTGCACGAAGAAGCGGTCGCCGTTGTCCCGCCCCTTCGCGTCACGCACGCCGCAATCCAGCCGGTCCTTCACGCCGTTGCGGTCCACCGCGCAAATCCACGCCGACCCGCTGTTGTACGCCATGTCCAGCGCCACCACGCTGTCGAGCTCGTCCTTCAGCACCAGCCCCATCGGCCGGAAGGACTTGTCCCACGGCAGGCCCTTCTTCGTGCGCGAGTGGATGTTGCCCGACAGGACGATGTGGAAGCGCCCCGGGCCCGACTCCACATGGTGCCGAACCGTCGCCGCCATCGCAGTCTCCCTCGCCTGCCCCTGCATCGTCGGGTGGTCGAAGACGAACACATCCACGTCCAGCCCGCGCGAGCGCAGCTGGCGCAACTGCTCCAGCATGTTTGCCACCGCCTCGCTGCTGCGGCCGTCCGGGTACGGGCTGCGCCAGAACGGCGCCTCCATCAACTTCAGCCAGTCATCCTCCGCCCCCGCGCTCTCCAGGAACGCCCCCACGCGCGTCTGGCTCTCCAGCGGCAGCTCCAGCCCCACCGTCACCGGCATGCCGGCCACCGCCACCTGGCACGACGCCTGCGCCACGAAACGCGGCACTTCCTGCGTGCCGTGCATCTCCCCCAGCAGCAACGTGCCACCTGGCTTCACCTGCTTGCCCAGCCCCAGGATGGGCAGGCCACATTCAAAGGCCATGGCCTCCGCGCCCGCGTTCGCACTGGGCGTCGTCGCCACCTGCACCGGCTTGGGCGCGTTCTCTTCCTTCATCAGCTTGGGCGCGATGGAGCGGAACACCCGCCACTCCATGACCAGGTCCCGCGAGCCCTGACCCGAACCCGCGTAGAAGGAGTTCTCTCCCCGCGGCGCGGCGATGCGGGCCTCCCAGTCCTCCGCGCTGAGGATGGGGTCGGAAGAGACAGCACCCGAGCCCGCGTTGACGTCTTTAACGCGGTCCCCGTGGCCCAGCCGTCCTCCCACGACACGGCTGGATCCCCAATCAATCTCACGGCCCGGAGGACTCAGCGCGGTACTGGCGCTCTTGGTGATGCGGATGATCCACAGCTTGCTCTTCGTCGGCGTCTCGCGCTTTCCCAGCACCATGTACCGGTGCCAGAAGCTCGAAATCTTCGAACCGCCGAACTCCTGGCGCCAGTCCGTCTCCAGCACCAGGCTCCCCTTGTCCTCCTTGAAGGGCAGCTTGTTCTCCGTGAAGAACTGCCGCACCTCGGGCCAGACTTCTTCCAGGGGCCGCTCGTAGATGGCCTCGCCATCCGGGATGAACAAGTCACTGAAGGTGCTTCCCTGCCGGGCCGCGCAGCCCACCTGGAAGCACATCAACGTCACCACCGCGAACCACTTCGCGCGCATCGGCCCCTCCGGGAATGAACTCCCGGGGGTGAACGCGCCGCGCCCCAATGCCATATCGGAGGAGAACTGCCGCTCAGGCGTACAGCGCGCGAGACAACACCTGGAACGCGCGGCCACTCTCCTCCGCGAGCGCATGCCTGCCCTCACGGACGACCTCGCGTCCGCCCACCACCACATCGCGCACCGCCGCCTTCTCCGCGCCCAGCACGATGGCGGGCAGCAGCGATGCCGGCAAAGCGCCCACGAGCGACGGATGGTGCAGGTCCACCGTGAAGAAGTCCGCGGGCGCGCCCGCCTCCAGGGCGCCAGTGGCGAGCCCCAGACTCCGCGCGCCGTCCACGGTGGCCATGTCCAGCAGCCGCGCCGCCAGCCCATCCATGGCGCCCCCGCCCGGGTCCAGCACGGCGCGCCGCAGCCGAGACAGCCGCAGGTGCCCTTCCAGCTGTCGCGCCTCATCCAGCAGGTCCACCGTGGCCTGGCTGTCCGAGCCCAGGCTGATGCGCGCGCCCGCCGTCACCAGCGCATCCGCGGGGACGATGCCGTCGCCCAGGTTCCGCTCCGTGGAAGGACACGCGCACACCGTGGCCTCGGCCCGGCCCAACAGCGACACCTCCTCGTCCGTCAGGTGCACCCCGTGGACCGCCGTGAAGCCGGGCCCCAGCAGGCCCAGGTCCGCCAGCAACTCCACCGGCCTGCGGCCATGCTCCGCCAGACAGGCTTCGATTTCCTTCGGCTGCTCCGCCACGTGCATGTGGACGGGCAGGCTCCGCACGGACGCACTCGCGAGCGCCGCCAGCCACTCCCGAGGCACCGCGCGCACGCTGTGCGGCGCGAGCCCCACGCTGACCGCCGCGTCGGCGCGCACCTCGCGGGCCAGCGCCTCAACCGAACCCAGGAACGTCTCCACGTCCGGGTCGATGAAGCGGCGCTGCCGCGGATTCGCCGCCACGCCGAAGCCCGCACGGGCGTACCCCACGCGCAGCAGGCAGATGCGCAACCCCACATCCCGCGCGGCGCGAATCACCGCGTGCGCCAACGTGTTGCGGTCCGCGTACGGCGTGCCGTCGGACTGGTGGTGGACGTAGTGGAACTCCCCCACGGTGGTGATGCCCGCGAGCGCCATCTCCACGAAGGCCTGCCGCGAG
It includes:
- the mfd gene encoding transcription-repair coupling factor, translated to MDTPFIQTQDGGAAGDPFAQVVDELRAGQRVRTQGLKGAARGHVLARLHGALRAPLVCVAVDEEAADALAADLSFFLGGQGSLLAPRVLRLPADEVLPYDEVSPDAAAVTERLGALFHLGQGTRFPALVLSVRALHRKVLPLAVMRALAARVAVGQDFDRDSLARRLVRMGYQNSPLVEDVGTFSVRGDLLDVFSPLYDKPVRLEFFGDTIESIRAFDPQSQRTVDALKEVDLVPAREVLLTDETRPRAESAARAVADRINLPTIKLREQLDALREGLPGFGMEGLLPGFFEDGLSTVFDFLRDWSPEAPVIYLDDPLGQDRAADTLWEELERSHGAAEARQELICPPLEHFLSREDVNQRMQSFRVLEGGGLSLAQTERPPVHFSFGGTQDLREAILAHHGEEGALSPLVERLERWRELRVACVVACGTLSQADRLKRLLMDRNVMVKVHTEPLEDAVALYEPSIRAHLFTGEVSHGFVDGPGGLAVLADEEIFGARARRRPKRSKKLDAFGSGFGDLKEGDLIVHTDFGIGRYAGLTKMEVNGVPGDFLVLEYAGRDKIYLPVGRMRLIQKFSGGDPTQVQLDKLGTTSWEKTKKRVKEQLLKMAAELLQIAAARKAHPGHAFSAPDRYFAQFEADFEFEETPDQAKAIEDVLADMQKPEPMDRLVCGDVGYGKTEVAMRAAFKAALDRKQVAVLVPTTVLAQQHFLSFKKRFADYPVTVEVISGLKKAPEVREILKRAKEGKVDILIGTHKLLGGEVAFKELGLMIVDEEQRFGVKQKESLKKWRSQIDVLTLTATPIPRTLHMSMSGVRDMSIIATPPQDRRAIRTFVMKYEDTVVKEAIEREVARGGQVFFVHNRVESLPSIETQLRALVPQVSIGVAHGQMGEGQLEKVMLAFTEKKYQVLLCTSIIESGIDISSANTMIVNRADQFGLAQLYQLRGRVGRSKERAYAYLLVPSRRAVTKDAQRRLEVLQNFTELGAGFSIASHDLEIRGAGNLLGDKQSGAIAEIGFDMYAQLLEEAVAEMQGQPPKVQIEPDVTLPMPALIPDDYVSDVHQRLVFYKRFSQASHPDEVTDLRAELVDRYGEAPDEVDHLSELTLLKIDMRDLRLRGLEVGTTRLVVTLGADALLDGPKVAGLVQRSKGVYRLTPDMKLIARAPQGASGQDLISEAKKVLRDLSHCALPQA
- the argE gene encoding acetylornithine deacetylase, with the protein product MSDTLPALRATLTELVAMDTTSFRPNVPLIDYAQARLEAAGFSAERQKFLDDAGVEKVNLVAVKGGSGSGRAALALVGHSDCVPYDAAWTDALRLTEKDGRLYARGACDTKGFIACALHAALNAEQLKAPLMVVLTADEEVGLTGAKKLVEAGLGRARHAIVGEPTRLIPVRANKGYCLAEVEVRGKEGHSAYPDSGASAIFRAGRFLQRLEHLALTVLREDLDEGFQPPFTTVNVGVIQGGKAKNVIPGACRFVVEWRPIPGQPPERVSQLLETIRQELVRDEPAFEAQIRVVRTDRGVNTRADAEVVRFLAEASGNAPETVSFGTEAPQMTELGAEAVVFGPGDIRVAHQTGEYVPVEDLVRCEAVLARAVAHFCGGR
- the hutF gene encoding formimidoylglutamate deiminase, with product MSDITVYQPELLYTGGRFHEGRGLAVSADGRILAPECVPAGARTVALPGRALLPGLVNGHSHAFQRLIRGRTEYVASGREADDFWSWREAMYRAAESLSPEDLYVASRQAFVEMALAGITTVGEFHYVHHQSDGTPYADRNTLAHAVIRAARDVGLRICLLRVGYARAGFGVAANPRQRRFIDPDVETFLGSVEALAREVRADAAVSVGLAPHSVRAVPREWLAALASASVRSLPVHMHVAEQPKEIEACLAEHGRRPVELLADLGLLGPGFTAVHGVHLTDEEVSLLGRAEATVCACPSTERNLGDGIVPADALVTAGARISLGSDSQATVDLLDEARQLEGHLRLSRLRRAVLDPGGGAMDGLAARLLDMATVDGARSLGLATGALEAGAPADFFTVDLHHPSLVGALPASLLPAIVLGAEKAAVRDVVVGGREVVREGRHALAEESGRAFQVLSRALYA